From a region of the Mycolicibacterium sp. MU0050 genome:
- a CDS encoding class I SAM-dependent RNA methyltransferase, translating into MTELTLTVGAPANGGSCVARHDGRVVFVRYALPGETVRARVTDERGSYWHADAVEVLEPSGDRIESLCPIAGYDGAGCCDQAFVAPAALRRIKGEVVANQLQRLGGYDWQGVAEPVGDGAPTGWRARVRLEVGPDGRAGIHRYRSSELVTDLRCAQLADGLLEELPEDGFRPGDQVHVVRDDDGARHVVCAGQRRKTRVLEGEYEAVQRVGERSWRIPLTAFWQAHRAAPAVYSELVGLWAAPVPGSTAWDLYGGAGLFAAVLADGVGPEGRVLSIDTSRAGVRAGRAALADLPQIRLVTDSVRRALSEGGAAAGGADVAVLDPPRTGAGREVIDLLAAAGVPRVIHIGCEAASFARDVGLYRERGYAVEQLRVYDAFPLTHHVECFALLTRRGDG; encoded by the coding sequence TTGACCGAGCTGACTTTGACGGTCGGTGCGCCGGCCAACGGTGGCAGCTGCGTGGCGCGCCATGACGGCCGGGTGGTCTTCGTGCGCTACGCGCTGCCCGGCGAGACGGTGCGGGCGCGGGTGACCGACGAGCGCGGATCCTATTGGCACGCCGACGCGGTCGAGGTGCTCGAGCCCTCCGGGGACCGGATCGAGTCACTGTGCCCGATCGCCGGCTACGACGGCGCCGGCTGCTGCGATCAGGCCTTCGTGGCGCCCGCGGCGTTGCGCCGGATCAAGGGCGAGGTGGTGGCCAACCAGCTGCAACGCCTCGGCGGATACGACTGGCAGGGGGTGGCCGAGCCGGTGGGCGACGGTGCCCCGACCGGCTGGCGCGCCCGGGTGCGCCTCGAGGTGGGGCCCGACGGCCGCGCCGGCATCCACCGCTACCGCAGCAGTGAGCTGGTCACCGACCTGCGCTGCGCGCAGCTGGCCGACGGGCTGCTCGAGGAGCTGCCCGAGGACGGTTTCCGCCCCGGCGATCAGGTGCACGTGGTGCGCGACGACGACGGCGCCCGACACGTGGTGTGCGCCGGGCAGCGTCGCAAGACCCGGGTGCTCGAAGGCGAGTACGAGGCCGTGCAGCGGGTGGGTGAGCGCAGCTGGCGGATCCCGTTGACGGCCTTCTGGCAGGCGCACCGGGCGGCGCCGGCGGTCTACAGCGAGCTGGTGGGGCTGTGGGCGGCGCCGGTGCCGGGCTCGACGGCCTGGGATCTCTACGGCGGGGCCGGGCTGTTCGCCGCGGTGCTGGCCGACGGCGTCGGCCCCGAGGGCCGGGTGCTGAGCATCGACACCTCCCGGGCCGGGGTCCGGGCCGGGCGCGCCGCGCTGGCCGACCTGCCGCAGATCCGACTGGTGACCGATTCGGTGCGCCGCGCCCTGTCCGAGGGCGGTGCGGCCGCCGGCGGCGCGGACGTCGCGGTGCTCGACCCCCCGCGTACCGGCGCCGGCCGGGAGGTTATCGACCTGCTGGCGGCGGCCGGGGTGCCGCGGGTCATCCACATCGGTTGCGAGGCAGCGTCTTTCGCCCGCGACGTCGGACTGTACCGGGAGCGCGGCTACGCCGTGGAGCAGCTCCGGGTCTACGACGCGTTCCCGCTGACCCATCACGTGGAGTGCTTCGCGCTGCTGACCCGACGCGGCGACGGCTAG